The proteins below are encoded in one region of Streptomyces ficellus:
- a CDS encoding glycosyltransferase family 2 protein produces the protein MRPEGYDYETYSRLAGPLTEPDRTAYQVQYRSLLAQEPHRIRAVLLMTLAPVLSAVLLVYLVWPTHWTEREGGDLWLVRLDAVMLVSIGLICLFMLINVVSIAHATMVARDPVPVSPETGTRVAFLTTYVPGKEPLSMVRATLEGAVRVTHAGPLDVWLLDEGDDGQAKALCRELGVRHFTRAGVPAWNRPKGVHKARTKHGNYNAWIAMHGDEYDFFASVDTDHVPLPNFLERTLGYFRDPDIAFVVGPQVYGNYTAPVTKAAESQQFLFHALIQRAGNRYHAPMFVGTNNVVRVSALLQIGGLYDSITEDMATGFELHRTTNPLTGRLWRSVYTPDVLAVGEGPASWTDFFTQQLRWSRGTYETLLKQYGKGFFRLPPGRLLNYTLMLVYYPMTAVNWFLGVLSCVLFLCLGASGTQVSSSVWLMLYSDAAALQIGLYLWNRRHNVSPHEPEGSRGLAGMAMSALCAPIYLKSLAAAVLRTDGRFVVTPKGGEASPDRPATFRIHLSWAGVLAASLLASVVLDHTHAAMRTWALLALAIALSPAAVWGWGVLQERRDRARLRAPEPGPVPVVTTKVTPERGDEPEPAFATTTGGN, from the coding sequence GTGCGGCCGGAAGGCTACGACTACGAGACCTACAGCCGCCTCGCCGGTCCCCTGACGGAACCGGACCGGACGGCCTACCAGGTCCAGTACCGCAGTCTGCTCGCCCAGGAGCCGCACCGAATACGCGCCGTCCTGCTGATGACCCTCGCCCCGGTGCTCTCGGCGGTGCTGCTCGTCTACCTGGTCTGGCCCACCCACTGGACCGAACGCGAGGGCGGCGACCTGTGGCTCGTCAGGCTCGACGCCGTGATGCTGGTGTCGATCGGGCTCATCTGCCTGTTCATGCTGATCAACGTCGTCTCCATCGCCCACGCCACGATGGTCGCCCGCGACCCCGTACCCGTCTCCCCGGAAACGGGCACCCGGGTCGCCTTCCTCACCACCTACGTACCGGGCAAGGAACCCCTCTCCATGGTCCGCGCCACCCTCGAGGGCGCCGTCCGCGTCACCCACGCCGGACCGCTGGACGTGTGGCTGCTGGACGAGGGCGACGACGGACAGGCCAAGGCGCTGTGCCGGGAACTGGGCGTGCGCCACTTCACCCGCGCCGGCGTCCCCGCCTGGAACCGCCCGAAAGGCGTCCACAAGGCCAGGACCAAGCACGGCAACTACAACGCCTGGATCGCCATGCACGGCGACGAGTACGACTTCTTCGCCTCCGTCGACACCGACCACGTACCGCTGCCGAACTTCCTGGAGCGCACCCTCGGCTACTTCCGCGACCCCGACATCGCCTTCGTCGTCGGCCCGCAGGTGTACGGCAACTACACGGCGCCCGTCACCAAGGCGGCCGAGTCCCAGCAGTTCCTCTTCCACGCCCTGATCCAGCGCGCCGGCAACCGCTACCACGCCCCCATGTTCGTGGGCACCAACAACGTCGTACGCGTGTCCGCCCTCCTCCAGATCGGCGGGCTGTACGACTCGATCACCGAGGACATGGCCACCGGGTTCGAACTGCACCGCACCACCAACCCGCTGACCGGGCGCCTGTGGCGGTCCGTCTACACGCCCGACGTCCTCGCCGTCGGCGAGGGACCCGCCTCCTGGACCGACTTCTTCACCCAGCAGCTGCGCTGGTCGCGCGGCACCTACGAGACCCTCCTCAAGCAGTACGGGAAGGGGTTCTTCCGGCTGCCCCCCGGCCGCCTGCTCAACTACACGCTGATGCTCGTCTACTACCCGATGACGGCGGTCAACTGGTTCCTCGGCGTGCTGTCCTGCGTCCTGTTCCTGTGCCTGGGCGCCTCCGGCACGCAGGTGTCGTCCTCCGTCTGGCTGATGCTCTACAGCGACGCCGCCGCCCTCCAGATCGGCCTCTACCTGTGGAACCGCCGCCACAACGTCTCCCCCCACGAACCGGAGGGGTCCCGCGGACTGGCCGGGATGGCGATGTCCGCGCTCTGCGCGCCCATCTACCTCAAGTCGCTGGCAGCGGCCGTGCTGCGCACCGACGGGCGGTTCGTCGTCACGCCCAAGGGCGGCGAGGCGAGCCCCGACCGGCCGGCCACCTTCCGTATCCACCTGTCCTGGGCGGGTGTGCTCGCCGCCTCGCTCCTCGCCTCCGTGGTCCTCGACCACACGCACGCAGCGATGCGCACCTGGGCGCTGCTCGCCCTCGCCATCGCGCTCTCGCCGGCCGCCGTGTGGGGCTGGGGCGTGCTCCAGGAGCGCCGGGACCGCGCCCGGCTGCGCGCCCCGGAGCCGGGGCCCGTGCCCGTGGTGACGACGAAGGTCACGCCGGAGAGGGGCGACGAGCCCGAGCCCGCGTTCGCGACGACCACAGGAGGGAACTGA
- a CDS encoding MTH1187 family thiamine-binding protein yields the protein MIVAFSVTPLGVGEEVGEYVADAVRVVRESGLPNRTDAMFTSVEGEWDEVMDVVKRAVAAVEARAPRVSLVLKADVRPGVTDGLTAKVETVERHLSA from the coding sequence ATGATCGTCGCCTTCTCCGTCACCCCGCTGGGCGTCGGCGAGGAGGTCGGCGAGTACGTCGCCGACGCGGTGCGCGTGGTCCGCGAGTCGGGCCTGCCGAACCGCACCGACGCGATGTTCACCTCCGTCGAGGGCGAGTGGGACGAGGTCATGGACGTCGTGAAGCGAGCCGTCGCCGCGGTCGAGGCGCGCGCCCCGCGCGTCTCGCTCGTCCTGAAGGCCGACGTCCGGCCGGGCGTCACGGACGGCCTGACCGCCAAGGTCGAGACGGTGGAGCGCCACCTGTCCGCCTGA
- a CDS encoding DUF3817 domain-containing protein, giving the protein MDIKTAASLHRLRLVSAPEAVSFILLLVCSVLKRTTEFNAVPVMGAIHGVLFVLYVLFWLDAWNRTKWDLKTGALYFVLSVVPFGGFFADRRLRRAADDAVIASRARREGTVNA; this is encoded by the coding sequence GTGGACATCAAGACCGCCGCCTCCCTCCACCGCCTCCGACTCGTCTCCGCCCCGGAGGCCGTGTCGTTCATCCTGCTGCTCGTCTGCTCGGTGCTGAAGCGCACGACGGAGTTCAACGCGGTCCCGGTCATGGGCGCGATCCACGGCGTGCTGTTCGTCCTGTACGTGCTCTTCTGGCTGGACGCCTGGAACCGCACCAAGTGGGACCTGAAGACCGGCGCGCTCTACTTCGTCCTCTCCGTCGTGCCCTTCGGCGGCTTCTTCGCCGACCGCAGGCTCCGGCGCGCCGCCGACGACGCCGTCATCGCCTCCCGCGCCCGCCGCGAGGGCACGGTGAACGCATGA
- a CDS encoding AIM24 family protein produces the protein MATFRLQGSKVLAVDLTGDAVKAKNGSMVAYDGQMAFKKMSGGGEGIRGMVTRRLTGEQMEMMEVKGQGTCYFADRASEINLVSLHGDKLYVESSNLLCADASLRTGTSFTGLRGGATGTGLFTTTVEGTGQAALMSDGQAVVLRVTPQYPLSVDPGAYIAHQGNLQQNFQSGVTFRTFMGEGGGEAFQIRFEGDGLVYVQPSERNTVGGDV, from the coding sequence GTGGCAACGTTCCGACTCCAAGGCAGCAAAGTGCTCGCCGTCGACCTGACCGGCGACGCCGTCAAAGCGAAGAACGGCTCGATGGTCGCGTACGACGGCCAGATGGCCTTCAAGAAGATGTCCGGCGGCGGTGAGGGCATCCGCGGGATGGTCACCCGGCGCCTCACCGGCGAGCAGATGGAGATGATGGAGGTGAAGGGGCAGGGGACCTGCTACTTCGCCGACCGCGCCTCCGAGATCAACCTGGTGTCCCTGCACGGCGACAAGCTGTACGTCGAGTCCAGCAACCTGCTGTGCGCCGACGCCTCCCTGCGCACCGGCACCAGCTTCACCGGGCTGCGCGGCGGGGCGACCGGCACCGGGCTGTTCACCACCACCGTCGAGGGCACCGGGCAGGCCGCGCTCATGTCGGACGGCCAGGCCGTGGTGCTGCGGGTGACGCCGCAGTACCCGCTGTCGGTCGACCCCGGCGCGTACATCGCCCACCAGGGCAACCTCCAGCAGAACTTCCAGTCCGGTGTGACCTTCCGCACGTTCATGGGCGAGGGCGGCGGCGAGGCGTTCCAGATCCGCTTCGAGGGCGACGGCCTGGTGTACGTCCAGCCCAGCGAGCGCAACACGGTCGGAGGGGACGTCTGA
- a CDS encoding AIM24 family protein → MPFREVNPKMVEATVSPGQKMFSQRGAMLAYRGDVTFTPNMAGGQGGVMSMIGRRVADEATPLMTVEGSGTVMFGHGGHHIQVVNLSGETLYVEADRLLAFDGTLQQGTMFMGSQGGVMGMVRGQVTGQGLFTTTLKGHGAVAVMAHGGVIELPITPGRPVHVDPQAYVAHHGDVRNKLSTALGWRDMVGRGSGEAFQLELSGSGAVYVQASEEKL, encoded by the coding sequence ATGCCGTTCCGTGAGGTCAATCCGAAGATGGTCGAGGCGACCGTCTCGCCGGGACAGAAAATGTTCAGCCAGCGTGGCGCGATGCTGGCCTACCGCGGGGACGTCACTTTCACGCCGAACATGGCCGGCGGCCAGGGCGGCGTGATGTCGATGATCGGCCGGCGCGTCGCCGACGAGGCCACTCCGCTGATGACGGTGGAGGGCAGCGGCACGGTGATGTTCGGGCACGGCGGCCACCACATCCAGGTCGTCAACCTCTCCGGCGAGACGCTGTACGTCGAGGCCGACCGCCTGCTGGCCTTCGACGGCACCCTCCAGCAGGGCACGATGTTCATGGGCTCGCAGGGCGGCGTCATGGGCATGGTGCGCGGTCAGGTCACCGGCCAGGGCCTGTTCACCACCACCCTCAAGGGCCACGGCGCGGTCGCCGTGATGGCCCACGGCGGCGTGATCGAGCTGCCCATCACCCCGGGCCGCCCGGTGCACGTCGACCCGCAGGCGTACGTCGCCCACCACGGCGACGTGCGCAACAAGCTCTCCACCGCGCTCGGCTGGCGCGACATGGTGGGGCGCGGCTCCGGCGAGGCGTTCCAGCTGGAGCTGAGCGGCAGTGGTGCGGTGTACGTCCAGGCGTCGGAGGAGAAGCTGTGA
- a CDS encoding AIM24 family protein, whose protein sequence is MSTPVIHDPSTLPSDDNVNAYTFCVELKGSQWFLQKGKMIAYYGRIDFNGIGHGRLDRLVRSSFHSPLHASDWVVAEGSGKMLLADRAFDVNSFDLDEGNLTIRAGNLLAYQPSLALKQSIVPGFLTLIGTGKFVAASNGPVVFMEPPLRVDPQALVGWADCPSPCHHYDHGYMTGVMGGLRALTGIGGASGEEHQFEFVGAGTVLLQSTEALMPERATGTVPHEAGVPGAGSGQGQHGSAPRLPGQLGDLQRRFGL, encoded by the coding sequence GTGAGCACGCCCGTCATTCACGATCCCTCGACCCTGCCGAGCGACGACAACGTCAACGCGTACACCTTCTGCGTGGAGCTGAAGGGCTCCCAGTGGTTCCTCCAGAAGGGCAAGATGATCGCCTACTACGGGCGCATCGACTTCAACGGCATCGGTCACGGCCGGCTGGACCGGCTGGTGCGCTCCAGCTTCCACTCGCCGCTCCACGCGAGCGACTGGGTGGTGGCGGAGGGCAGCGGCAAGATGCTGCTCGCGGACCGCGCGTTCGACGTGAACTCCTTCGACCTCGACGAGGGCAACCTCACGATCCGGGCCGGCAACCTCCTCGCGTACCAGCCCTCCCTGGCCCTGAAGCAGTCGATCGTGCCGGGCTTCCTCACCCTGATCGGCACGGGGAAGTTCGTGGCGGCCTCCAACGGCCCGGTCGTCTTCATGGAGCCCCCGCTGCGGGTCGACCCGCAGGCCCTGGTCGGCTGGGCGGACTGCCCCTCCCCCTGCCACCACTACGACCACGGCTACATGACGGGCGTCATGGGCGGCCTGCGGGCGCTGACGGGCATCGGCGGCGCGTCGGGCGAGGAGCACCAGTTCGAGTTCGTGGGCGCCGGAACGGTGCTGCTCCAGTCGACGGAGGCGCTGATGCCGGAGCGGGCGACGGGCACCGTCCCGCACGAGGCGGGCGTCCCGGGGGCGGGATCCGGCCAGGGACAGCACGGGTCGGCACCGCGCCTTCCCGGACAGCTGGGGGACCTCCAGCGTCGCTTCGGGCTGTGA
- a CDS encoding MarR family winged helix-turn-helix transcriptional regulator, with amino-acid sequence METETATNWLTDAEQCAWRTYLDVNRLLTYQLEKDLQPFGLTNNDYEILVNLSEAPDRRLRMSDLAAATLQSKSRLSHQITRMENAGLVRRENCESDRRGLYAVLTEQGMETMQKVAPHHVDSVRKHFIDLLDPQALDALRQSLKPIAEQLRGRRGKP; translated from the coding sequence ATGGAGACCGAGACGGCCACCAACTGGCTGACCGATGCCGAGCAGTGCGCCTGGCGCACCTATCTGGACGTCAACAGGCTGCTGACGTACCAGCTGGAGAAGGACCTCCAGCCCTTCGGCCTGACCAACAACGACTACGAGATCCTGGTCAACCTCTCGGAGGCGCCCGACCGCCGCCTCCGGATGAGCGACCTGGCCGCCGCGACCCTCCAGTCCAAGAGCCGGCTCTCCCACCAGATCACCCGGATGGAGAACGCGGGGCTGGTACGCCGGGAGAACTGCGAGTCCGACCGGCGCGGGCTGTACGCGGTCCTGACCGAGCAGGGCATGGAGACCATGCAGAAGGTCGCCCCGCACCACGTCGACTCCGTGCGCAAGCACTTCATCGACCTGCTGGACCCCCAGGCCCTGGACGCCCTGCGCCAGTCCCTCAAACCCATCGCCGAACAGCTCCGCGGCCGGCGCGGCAAACCGTAA
- a CDS encoding sensor histidine kinase produces the protein MSSVRARTALGATLVVALALVVAGVALLSVLRGNLVDQAGLQAEVSARSVASQVAGGTPFGGLDLPDDTEEHPVQVVDERGRVVAVGDDVEAISGTGSTGTKAVPGGGEAGTGEVSEDVDYSSGDVTVDGETAAYRFAAVKADGPQGEVTVYAGAPLAAEEATVSGVRDAMLAALPLLLLVVGGVTWLVTRRALRPVEGIRREMAAITASEDLTRRVPEPATRDEVARLARTTNETLAALEASVERQRRFVADASHELRSPIASLRTQLEVGAAHPELLDVPGAVADTVRLQQLAADLLLLARLDAGERPGRGRVDVAALVREEAAQRAGGRVPVRVDAGEAGVDGSRGQLARVLGNLLDNAQRHAESAVEVTVRREGRHVVLTVADDGAGVPEPERERIFERFVRLDDARSRDEGGAGLGLAIARDLVVRHGGTLTVRRAPSGGALFEVRLPAGG, from the coding sequence GTGAGTTCCGTCCGCGCGCGCACCGCGCTGGGGGCGACGCTGGTGGTGGCGCTGGCCCTGGTGGTGGCGGGCGTGGCCCTGCTGAGCGTGCTGCGGGGCAACCTCGTGGACCAGGCGGGGCTCCAGGCGGAGGTGTCGGCCCGGTCGGTGGCCTCGCAGGTCGCGGGCGGCACGCCCTTCGGGGGGCTGGACCTGCCGGACGACACCGAGGAGCACCCGGTGCAGGTGGTCGACGAGCGGGGGCGGGTCGTCGCCGTGGGGGACGACGTCGAGGCGATCTCGGGCACCGGGAGTACGGGCACGAAGGCCGTGCCCGGGGGCGGGGAGGCCGGCACGGGGGAGGTGTCGGAGGACGTGGACTACTCGTCGGGGGACGTCACCGTCGACGGTGAGACCGCCGCGTACCGTTTCGCCGCCGTCAAGGCCGACGGGCCGCAGGGCGAGGTGACCGTGTACGCCGGGGCGCCGCTCGCCGCGGAGGAGGCGACCGTCTCGGGGGTGCGCGACGCGATGCTGGCCGCGCTGCCGCTGCTGCTGCTCGTGGTGGGCGGCGTGACCTGGCTGGTGACCCGGCGGGCGCTGCGGCCCGTGGAGGGCATCCGGCGGGAGATGGCGGCGATCACGGCGTCGGAGGACCTGACGCGGCGGGTCCCGGAGCCGGCGACGCGCGACGAGGTGGCCCGGCTGGCGCGGACGACGAACGAGACGCTGGCCGCGCTGGAGGCGAGCGTGGAGCGGCAGCGGCGGTTCGTCGCGGACGCGTCGCACGAGCTGCGCAGCCCGATCGCGAGCCTGCGCACCCAGCTGGAGGTCGGGGCGGCGCACCCGGAGCTGCTGGACGTCCCGGGTGCGGTCGCCGACACCGTGAGGCTCCAGCAGCTCGCCGCCGACCTGCTGCTGCTGGCCCGGCTGGACGCCGGGGAGCGCCCGGGGCGGGGGCGGGTCGATGTGGCCGCCCTGGTGCGGGAGGAGGCCGCGCAGCGGGCGGGCGGCCGGGTGCCGGTGCGGGTCGACGCGGGGGAGGCCGGGGTCGACGGGTCGCGCGGGCAGTTGGCGCGGGTGCTGGGCAACCTGCTGGACAACGCCCAGCGGCACGCGGAGTCGGCCGTGGAGGTGACCGTGCGCCGCGAGGGCCGGCACGTCGTGCTCACCGTCGCGGACGACGGGGCCGGCGTGCCGGAGCCCGAGCGGGAACGGATCTTCGAACGGTTCGTACGCCTCGACGACGCCCGCAGCCGCGACGAGGGCGGCGCGGGCCTTGGCCTCGCCATCGCCCGGGATTTGGTCGTACGGCACGGCGGCACGCTGACCGTGCGCCGGGCGCCGTCGGGCGGGGCGCTGTTCGAGGTGCGGCTGCCGGCGGGCGGGTGA
- a CDS encoding response regulator transcription factor, with protein sequence MRLLIVEDEKRLALSLAAGLRAEGFAVDVVHDGTEGLHRAGSGAYDLVVLDIMLPGMNGYRVCGALRAAGHDVPILMLTAKDGEYDEAEGLDTGADDYLTKPFSYVVLVARVKALLRRSGGVPSPVLKAGAVSVDTSSRRVSVGDEEVSLTAKEFAVLEQLATRAGEVVSKAEILEHVWDFAYEGDPNIVEVYVSTLRRKLGPGVITTMRGAGYRLEER encoded by the coding sequence ATGCGTCTGTTGATCGTGGAGGACGAGAAGCGGCTCGCCCTGTCGCTCGCCGCCGGGCTGCGCGCCGAGGGGTTCGCCGTGGACGTGGTCCACGACGGGACCGAGGGCCTGCACCGCGCGGGGAGCGGCGCGTACGACCTGGTGGTGCTGGACATCATGCTGCCCGGGATGAACGGCTACCGCGTGTGCGGGGCGCTGCGGGCGGCCGGGCACGACGTACCGATCCTGATGCTGACGGCGAAGGACGGCGAGTACGACGAGGCCGAGGGGCTGGACACGGGCGCCGACGACTACCTGACCAAGCCGTTCTCGTACGTGGTCCTGGTGGCGAGGGTGAAGGCCCTGCTGCGGCGGAGCGGGGGCGTGCCCTCGCCGGTGCTGAAGGCGGGTGCGGTGAGCGTGGACACGTCGAGCCGGCGGGTGTCGGTGGGGGACGAGGAGGTCTCGCTGACGGCGAAGGAGTTCGCCGTGCTGGAGCAGCTGGCCACCCGGGCGGGCGAGGTGGTGTCGAAGGCGGAGATCCTGGAGCACGTGTGGGACTTCGCGTACGAGGGCGACCCGAACATCGTCGAGGTGTACGTGAGCACCTTGCGGCGGAAGCTGGGGCCGGGCGTCATCACGACGATGCGCGGCGCCGGGTACCGGCTGGAGGAGCGGTGA
- a CDS encoding PepSY domain-containing protein, producing the protein MKRNLIIATVTTAALLTGGTAAAFAATGDDDAPVKAPKVTAEQALKAAASHGTVVSLDLDGDDNGKQAWDVEVLTKDGKTQDWTVDAVTAKATQDKDTDDQDD; encoded by the coding sequence ATGAAGCGCAACCTGATCATCGCCACGGTCACCACGGCGGCCCTCCTGACGGGCGGCACGGCGGCCGCCTTCGCCGCCACGGGCGACGACGACGCGCCCGTCAAGGCCCCCAAGGTCACGGCCGAGCAGGCCCTGAAGGCGGCCGCGAGCCACGGCACCGTCGTGTCCCTGGACCTGGACGGCGACGACAACGGCAAGCAGGCCTGGGACGTCGAGGTCCTGACGAAGGACGGCAAGACGCAGGACTGGACGGTCGACGCGGTGACGGCCAAGGCGACGCAGGACAAGGACACGGACGACCAGGACGACTGA
- a CDS encoding class I SAM-dependent methyltransferase, translated as MSVQQYDRIGEAYEGFKALPLERYVVVPGFLALVGDVSGKSVLDLASGTGFYSREFRRRGATDVLGIDISGEMVAVSRAIEEREGLGVRYEVGDAAELRSFEEPFDIALAVQLFNYADDIATTERMCRNVHRSLKPGGELFALNQSPDFRFDGPTPEKYGFRSELTGEEGETGPQVRTTALLDPPVSFVANRPRRDVYEKCLRAAGFSELTWVPLEVSEAGLREFGADHWADYHANPPLEMLHCRA; from the coding sequence ATGAGCGTGCAGCAGTACGACCGGATAGGCGAGGCGTACGAGGGCTTCAAGGCCCTGCCGCTGGAGCGGTACGTGGTGGTGCCCGGGTTCCTGGCCCTGGTCGGGGACGTCAGCGGCAAGTCGGTCCTCGACCTCGCCTCCGGCACCGGCTTCTACAGCCGGGAGTTCAGGCGGCGCGGCGCGACGGACGTGCTGGGCATCGACATCTCCGGAGAGATGGTCGCCGTGTCGCGGGCCATCGAGGAGCGCGAGGGCCTCGGCGTGCGCTACGAGGTGGGCGACGCGGCCGAACTGCGGTCCTTCGAGGAGCCCTTCGACATCGCGCTCGCCGTCCAGCTGTTCAACTACGCGGACGACATCGCCACCACGGAGCGGATGTGCCGCAACGTCCACCGGAGCCTCAAGCCCGGCGGCGAACTCTTCGCGCTGAACCAGTCGCCCGACTTCCGCTTCGACGGGCCGACGCCGGAGAAGTACGGCTTCCGCAGCGAGCTCACCGGCGAGGAGGGCGAGACCGGCCCGCAGGTCCGCACCACGGCGCTGCTCGACCCGCCGGTCTCCTTCGTCGCCAACCGGCCGCGCCGCGACGTCTACGAGAAGTGCCTGCGGGCGGCCGGGTTCAGCGAGCTGACCTGGGTGCCGCTGGAGGTGTCGGAGGCGGGCCTGCGCGAGTTCGGCGCGGACCACTGGGCGGACTACCACGCCAACCCGCCCCTGGAAATGCTCCACTGCCGCGCCTGA
- the meaB gene encoding methylmalonyl Co-A mutase-associated GTPase MeaB translates to MVDVPALVAQAREGRPRAVARLISLVEGASPQLREVMAALAPLSGGAYVVGLTGSPGVGKSTSTSALVSAYRKAGKRVGVLAVDPSSPFSGGALLGDRVRMSDHASDPGVYIRSMATRGHLGGLAWAAPQAIRVLDAAGCDVVLVETVGVGQSEVEIASQADTSVVLLAPGMGDGIQAAKAGILEIGDVYVVNKADRDGADATARELNHMLGLGESRGPGDWRPPIVKTVAARGEGVDEVVEALEKHRAWMEERGVLTERRRARAAHEVETIAVTALRERIGDLHGDRRLDALSERIVAGELDPYAAADELVAGLTGR, encoded by the coding sequence ATGGTGGACGTCCCCGCACTGGTCGCCCAGGCACGGGAGGGCCGGCCCCGGGCCGTGGCCCGGCTGATCTCGCTCGTGGAGGGGGCGTCCCCGCAGCTCCGTGAGGTGATGGCGGCGCTGGCACCGCTGTCCGGCGGCGCGTACGTCGTGGGCCTCACCGGCTCACCCGGCGTCGGCAAGTCGACCTCCACGTCGGCGCTGGTCAGCGCCTACCGCAAGGCCGGGAAACGGGTCGGCGTGCTCGCCGTCGACCCCAGCTCGCCGTTCAGCGGCGGCGCGCTCCTCGGAGACCGGGTCCGCATGTCCGACCACGCCTCCGACCCCGGCGTCTACATCCGGTCCATGGCCACCCGGGGGCACCTGGGCGGGCTCGCCTGGGCCGCCCCCCAGGCGATCCGGGTACTGGACGCCGCCGGATGCGACGTCGTGCTCGTCGAGACCGTCGGTGTCGGACAGTCGGAGGTCGAGATCGCCTCCCAGGCCGACACCTCGGTGGTGCTGCTCGCACCCGGCATGGGCGACGGGATCCAGGCCGCCAAGGCCGGAATCCTCGAGATCGGCGACGTGTACGTCGTCAACAAGGCCGACCGCGACGGCGCCGACGCGACCGCCCGGGAGCTGAACCACATGCTCGGGCTCGGCGAGTCCCGCGGCCCCGGCGACTGGCGGCCGCCCATCGTCAAGACCGTCGCCGCGCGCGGCGAGGGCGTCGACGAGGTCGTCGAGGCGCTGGAGAAGCACCGCGCCTGGATGGAGGAACGGGGCGTCCTCACTGAACGCCGCCGCGCCCGGGCGGCCCACGAGGTCGAGACCATCGCCGTCACCGCCCTGCGCGAGCGGATCGGCGACCTGCACGGCGACCGGCGCCTGGACGCGCTGTCCGAGCGCATCGTGGCGGGCGAGCTGGACCCGTACGCGGCGGCCGACGAACTGGTGGCGGGGCTGACGGGGCGGTAG
- a CDS encoding acetyl-CoA C-acetyltransferase encodes MSGTTGTTSVIVAGARTPMGRLLGSLKTFSGADLGGFAIKAALDRAGIGGDQVQYVIMGQVLQAGAGQIPARQAAVKAGIPMNVPALTINKVCLSGLDAIALADQLIRAGEFDVVVAGGQESMTNAPHLLPKSREGYKYGAIEMIDAMAYDGLTDSFENIAMGESTEKHNTRLGIAREAQDEIAALSHQRAAAAQKNGLFEAEITPVEIPQRKGEPVVFSKDEGIRPETTVESLGKLRPAFSKDGTITAGTSSQISDGAAAVVVMSKAKAEELGLDWIAEIGAHGNVAGPDNSLQSQPSNAIRHALKKEGLDVSDLDVIEINEAFAAVAVQSMKDLGVSPEKVNVNGGAIALGHPIGMSGARVVLHLALELKRRGGGTGAAALCGGGGQGDALIIRVPGNGK; translated from the coding sequence ATGTCTGGAACGACCGGTACCACCTCAGTCATCGTCGCGGGCGCACGCACGCCCATGGGCCGCCTGCTCGGCTCGCTGAAGACCTTCTCCGGCGCCGATCTCGGCGGCTTCGCGATCAAGGCCGCCCTCGACCGGGCCGGCATCGGCGGCGACCAGGTCCAGTACGTGATCATGGGCCAGGTGCTCCAGGCCGGCGCCGGCCAGATCCCCGCCCGCCAGGCCGCCGTCAAGGCCGGCATCCCCATGAACGTGCCCGCGCTCACCATCAACAAGGTGTGCCTCTCCGGGCTCGACGCCATCGCCCTCGCGGACCAGCTGATCCGCGCCGGAGAGTTCGACGTCGTCGTCGCCGGCGGCCAGGAGTCCATGACCAACGCGCCGCACCTGCTGCCGAAGTCCCGCGAGGGCTACAAGTACGGTGCGATCGAGATGATCGACGCCATGGCGTACGACGGTCTCACCGACTCCTTCGAGAACATCGCCATGGGCGAGTCCACGGAGAAGCACAACACGCGCCTCGGCATCGCCCGCGAGGCCCAGGACGAGATCGCCGCCCTGTCCCACCAGCGTGCCGCCGCCGCGCAGAAGAACGGCCTCTTCGAAGCCGAGATCACGCCCGTCGAGATCCCGCAGCGCAAGGGCGAGCCGGTCGTCTTCAGCAAGGACGAGGGCATCCGCCCCGAGACCACCGTGGAGTCGCTGGGCAAGCTCCGTCCCGCCTTCTCCAAGGACGGCACGATCACGGCGGGCACCTCGTCGCAGATCTCCGACGGCGCCGCGGCCGTCGTGGTGATGAGCAAGGCCAAGGCCGAGGAGCTCGGCCTGGACTGGATCGCCGAGATCGGCGCCCACGGCAACGTGGCCGGCCCGGACAACTCGCTCCAGTCCCAGCCGTCGAACGCCATTCGGCACGCCCTGAAGAAGGAGGGGCTGGACGTCTCGGATCTTGACGTGATCGAGATCAACGAGGCGTTCGCCGCCGTCGCCGTCCAGTCAATGAAGGACCTCGGTGTGTCCCCGGAAAAGGTGAACGTCAACGGCGGCGCGATCGCGCTCGGCCACCCCATCGGCATGTCCGGCGCCCGCGTCGTCCTCCACCTCGCGCTGGAGCTCAAGCGGCGCGGCGGCGGCACCGGCGCGGCGGCACTGTGCGGCGGCGGCGGACAGGGCGACGCGCTGATCATCCGCGTTCCCGGCAACGGCAAGTAG